TATGTACTTGACTGAAGGCATTGATTCTTGGTTAGGCAATTAATAAGTGTCAAATATTCCACATGCTAATGCATCTTGATATTGTGAGCCGAAGGATATCTGCGGGAGGTGTTTGAAACGTGTTTCCTTCCTGATGGCACATGCTGACTTGCAGCAGATATGACAAAGTCCCATGATTCATATCATGTAGTCACTGGAGGTGTCCCAGGATAACATACATTGTGAAGTtacagaagaaagcaagtCTCTACTTCAGGCAAAGAGCACTACATTGGCACAGTGTATTCATACATTATCGTAAAAAGTATTCATGGGTATTGCAAATCCGTATTCATTTGCTGTGCTACCTTTTAACCGAAGTAAATCATATCAAACACAAAACCGAATCACCCTTTTAGTTCTCGTGAAGAGTGCTGAGGAACTCCTTGGAAGGAGCCTCAGGCTTCTCACTCTCAACACCCTTCTGGCCAAGCTTCTCCTTAGAGAAGGCAGCAGCGTAGGGGTTAAGACGGAGCATAACCTGCTTGTTGCGGAgagggttcttcttctgaaCGTTGGCGCGCTTGGTGCGAGCCTCGCCCTTGGGAGCACGGAGGACGGACTGGATTTCAGAAGAGTTGATGAGACGGGCCAGATCAGCGTTGGCGACAACGTTCTGGGGAAGGAGGTAGTCCTTCTTGAGGGCGGCAGGGGAGGAGCCAGAGCCGAAGACCTGGTCGAGGGCCTCGAAAGCGGAGGAGGTCCAGACAACGAAGCGACCGAGGTGACCACCAGGGGCGAgctggaggaggttgagggcgAAGACGGGGGAGGTCTCAACACCGGGGATGTTGCGGAAAGCACGGACGAGCTCCTTGCCATCAACCTCGGGGTTGTAGACAACGAGAGGACCGCGGCGCTGGCGGAAGCGGCGGTTCCTGAGCTTACCCTTACCGGCACGCATCTTGCGGGACTTGGCGACCTTGACGAGGTCGTCACCGGCACCGAGAGCCTTCAGGAGGGTGACGGCAGCCTTGGTCTTGGTGAGAGCGGCGTTCTCGAAGGTCTTGGACTCAACGACGAGGGGAACCTCGGGAACGTTGGCAACACGGTGACCGCGGGCGAAGAGGAGGGCAGGGACGGAAGAAGCAGCAAGAGCAGAAGCGGTAGCGAAGCGCCTATCATCCTGTTAATATCATGTACAATCCCAATGCCAAATTTTCATCGTTGAGTGCCATACTTCTGGTTCAGGTTGAGCTTCTGGTGCCACTTGCGCCAGACCTTGGTAGGAGCGAACATACGACCAGAGCGGCACTGGTTACCGAAGGCAGCCTGACCAGCACGGTGAGTACCACCACCAGAGACACGAGGGATACGAGCGACAGCACGGCCTAATCAAAAAATTCTGTTCAGCGACCCAATTCCCTGACTTTGCAATTCTGCCTCCAATTTCGCAATCCAATTTCACATACCGGTACCCCAGGACTCAGCAGAAGTCTGTTCACCAGCCTTCTCGCTCACGGCATAAGGctgtctcttgttcttggccATGCCGGTGTGAACCTGCCTATAATGAAGCCGTCAGCCATCCTCCGGTCCCCCTCCAAATCGCGGCGTAAACTCATCGAACATACTGGACAACATCAAGACGGATGGGCGCGTTGAAAACGGCGGGCAGGGGGGCAGTGGCCCCGCTGGGCTTGCCTTCAGCCGTGGCGATAGTGACGGTAGGACGAGACGCCATTGTTGTCGACGGTGAGGTGGTCGTTGTCGTCGTTCGAGGTTGAAGATCGAGTATCCTCCCAATGGGCTGAGGAAATTTTCGCTTAGTCCCCGGCACGGGTGGTGGGCTCCAGAGAAACCCTAAGCCCTGGTTACCGCTTCTGGGCGGGTCGCTTCTTGGCTTGGCCGACACCTCAGGTTGACTGCCACGTTGGACTACACCGCATGAGTACTGTACATAGCGTACTGGCTATATTGGCGGTACTGTATAATTTCAGAAATTTTTCTTCGTTTGTAACCCAAAGGGGATCGTATCATTCAAGCAGTTTCTCGAACAATCGCAATCCTGCTCGCAGCCATATCAAGTTCGTTGATGTGTTGATCACCGCCAAAGATGACTAATCACGTGTGCTAGTTAACTAtaactactccgtatttGACTGACGAAATAAACAATGTTATATCAACCACCACGTGAAGTAATACGCTACCCAAAACACAAGAAGATGCAGCAAAATGATACATCGATGAGATTTCGTCGAGGATGCTTTATTTGTGTTACAATAGCAATTACAGCGATTCTATTTCTAAAACTTACCAATGTTAGAATATATTTCGGATACTCCGATGTACGCACCCACGGGGATATGAGATCATTTAATATGTCCGAAGTATGCCTTCAGCTCAGGTCATGGTGCGAAACTACgtcttgtttttttctaCAATGGAAAGAATATGGGTAGTACTGTGTAATACCCAAAATCAGTGGGTAATTTGGTCCATCAGAGTGTTTTGCTATATACTAGCTCTAAGGCAATTGCATACGTCTCGAAAAGCTTCATGCTTAAAAGATCCGAAACACCATGCAGTGCCCGTTGTACCACTTGTTAAGACAAATGAAATAGGTAAGGTGGCATTTTAGAGACTGATAACTGTTCAAGTCCATGAAGATTACAGATATCGGTGTTACAAAGACACCAAGTCTCAGGCTCAAACTACCAGTACGTCAAACAAATTCTGTGCCAACTGAATATAATGATCAAAGCTTCTATTCAAGGAAGGTCTCGAGTCCCAACCTTCTTTTCATTTACCGTAGAAAGTAAATacaattgaagaagaaaatccaTCCCAGAAAGGATCCCCACAAGCGTCCACGCCGCTGCAAGgaaaacgaagagaaatCAGGGAATCCTAATAACCGGGCCAGCGGATATCAGACGTTCTTTAAGCGTGGTTGTGGTAGTTGCGCTTCCTGTGACGCATCTCGTGGAGCATGCGGGGCTTGAGGTTGGTGGCCTTGATCTTGAGGTTGGAGGCCTGACCAGCAGTACATTCAGTACCAGTGGCCATCTGCTGCACTGCGGTCCACTGTCCGTTGGCACAGCGCTGGAAGGAAGATCCACCAATGCAGTTCCAGGTTCCCTCCGAGCTGCAAGATCCGGTCAGAGCACcagagctggaggaagagctagaggaagagctggagcCGGAGCTGGAGCCAGAGTTGGAACCAGAGCTGGAACCAGAGCCGGAGCTAGAGCCACCCGAGGGGGCGCTGGTGTGGGTAGGCTGGGCGGGAGAGCCGGTGGGGACAAAGACACCAGGAGCAGAGGACTGGGAAGGCTTGGGGACCAAAGTCGAGGAAACCGCTGGCGCGGGAGGTGCAGTAGCACCGGAGCCGGCAGCCGAAGAGCTGGAGCCGCCAGAAGAGCTTCCAGAAGAACTGCCAGATGAGCCACTGGAACCGGCGGTGTTACCATCGCCACCGAATGTGGGGGTGCCAGTGCAGGCCTGGCTGCCCTCAGCCGCAAGGTTGCTCTTATCACCAGCGTACTCAACGACGGAACCGGGATTGGGGAAACGAATATCAACACCTTCCTTGGTGGTGCAGCCGTTCACATTGGCGACGAACATGGGAGGGAAGTTAGCAGAGCGCTTCTCAACCGTCTTCTCCTTGGGAACTTCGTCACGCTTCGAAGAACTACCGGTGACAGTAAGAGGGGCACAGTTCATGTACATCTCACGGTTTCCGATACGGTTGAACCAAGTCCAGGCGAGGGTGTATTTGCCAGGCTCAATACCTTCAGGGATGGTGTAGGTGAACTTGGAAGCTCCCGTGGAGGTGGGGCCACCAGAAAGATTACCATCAACGTTGGCAGGACATCCACCTTCGATCGACTTGATGACTATCCACTTGGAGTCCTTCGTGGGCTCACGGTCGGTGGTCAGACTGACCTGGCAAGATCCGCCGCCGTGAACAGCGCTACCAATGAAAGACAGAGGCATCGATTGACCGATGGCGGCAGTGTTCTCTTCGGTGACCTGGTAAGTGTTGGACCTCAACTTGCACGGGAAATCACTGCCATCGGCCGCAAGTGGAGAGTTGTTGAGAGTGTCCTTGCCGTAAGGAACGGGCTGCGCCATCATCATGTGACCCTCAACGGCGGCAGCGCCGAGCAGAGCAGCGGAAAGGAAAGCCTTGCTGAACATTTTGATTTTGAAGGAACGGTGGTGCTATAGATCGGACTGTTTGACAGCTGAAAGAATGGCTGGAGATTCTGATCGTACCGGACGAATCAGAACCGCGGGACAAGACCTTGGATGTAGTCGTGCGAAAGAGTCTGGAAGATGATCAAGTTAGATGATGTCGTTAAGCACAGAGATAGCGAGCCGTTATATAGAGCTGATCCTTCACGAGTTGACAAACACAAGATAGAGCAACACAGTGAAGTCCCGCGAGCTCAAATAGTCTCGAATAAGGGATATAGGAAACTCTGTAGCGCGAATTGGCCATACCTTTGTGAGTAGAAGCAGGGCGGAGTAACAATGCCTGCTTTAATCAAGACTGGAGAGAACAATGACTTTCTGATCGAGAGACGATTGTCCGTATAATGAAGATGAGCGAGGGCGCTACTTTTTTCACACGTAGTACAATGGTGATTGTCCGAAAAAGGAATGTCTGGTAACTGCCACAGGCAAGAAACCAAGAATcaaaaaaaggaatgaagaaagcaaacaGGAACTAGCCTGTGGAACTGTCGAACAGATGAACTGTAAAAGGATTGAATCGCACCAGCgtgggaagagaaagagggagaggaggcaAGAGCCGGTGGTATAGGGAGGGggaatatatagtttttagaCGCTTCGACCAAGCATCGTCACTAGTGGTCGTGCGAATTGCCGTGGAGGGTTTAGGAGAGGTGGGGTGACAAGCGTTGGATCACAAACTCTGAACATGCCAAACGCGAGCCTCTGTTGAAGGGTTCTGAACAAATGTGAAACATTTAGTGAGTGGGACCTCCATTGATCCATCACTGCTGAAAGATGCAACAGAGTTCaccagagaaaaaaaaggttgAACATCCGCCTGAGTGGCTTGCTGGGGCTGCAACGCCCTGCAGCCACTGAGGGTCCGTGGATGCAGCCCTTTCGGGATAGTACTCGTAAgtaggtagtagtagtaggaaTACTATAAGAGACGAAGTATCTGTATTGTAAAGTATGTAACTATGGAGTAGATGGAGAAAATGTAACccatattttttttctcccctgaGATTGACCATACATATGCTACGGTGAGTGACGACGTATAAGTCAGTGTTGTGAACTGCCAGTCATGAGGGATCAAGCAAGGCGCCCAGCCATGAAATTCCTTTTAGTCCTGCATTAGTGTTGACGGCAGTATCCAACAGGAAATAGCCCCTGGACCCGGGGAGGGGCTTTGGTGTCACACCATCCGCCCGAGTGCTCGGTTCCTGACCAGCTACCGCCTAAGATTGGAGACTCGGTTGGCGCCTTGGATGGCAATATGGGGCCGCCCTCAGCGGATCTGCCGCCAATCAATAGGCATTGCCACAATCCATGGAGAGGCTTAACAACACTGTCCCAAATTTCATGGCGTGGAAATCACAGCCGATGTATTATCCATCCGCTCAAGAATTTAAATTGCTGAGTTACATCGTCGCTCAACAACCTCATGTCATTCCCTAATACTATTACTAAGAGTGCTCCCAGAACAATCTACTTGTATATACTATTCAGATGGTGGAACGAGATTTAATTTCCCTTTATCTTCGTGTCGGAATGAACTTATTCTTTGAACCAATATTCTAGTGGCGTGTGGCAGTGGGAACAATAGTACAATACACATACCTACACATACGTGGATGCCCTCATTGCCCACCACGCCACATTACGTCGAAGTACAGAGCGCGGGATCTCTCACTGTAATCCGACTCCGTTGATCATCGACCCGACCGACGGacgtaaaaaaaaaaaaaaaagaaaaaagaaaaaggtagaaCTCTCTTAGACAAAGAGTGAAAGACACGGAGTTGACCGCTAAACGTGGGGCAAACGGAATAAGACCTGATGTCTGATAGACGCCGGACGTAGACCAGTCAGGGAAGCTGAACGGTTCTGACTCGTAGACTACGATACGAGAATGTCTCCATTTTCACACCTCAAGTACGTCTGTGGTATGTATAAAATCTGGTTGTTAATGATGACCGGGAATGGGTTCCCCGTCGGACTCCATCCATACTGCAGGCTACGCCGTCCAAACAAAAAACAGGCTGTAAGTCAAAATTCTCCATTGCTATTTTTTCACTTTTTTTTATGTGTTCTCATTGCGCGGCTTAGCGCTCTATGCACATGCATGTGGCAAAAATGTTGGGTTATACTTAGGAACCAGGCAAGGACCTGCAGAGGCAACAGAGACATGAGCTGCGCGTACAAACATAGTATTTTTGTCTCAAATAGGCAGAATCTCCGCCTTAGTAAGTTGACTTCAAAAAATAGGAATTCAATCGGTGCGGTTGGGACTCAAGGAGCTTCGAAGTTTAAACCAACACTATTGTTCTTAGTAGCCTGGACGAAATATCcagcctcctcttctctcctgaGGTTGGGTTCTCGCTTTCCATGGTTCAGGGTCCAGATCTCCAGTTCCGTACCATTACAATGCCGAGTTTGGGACATTACGTCTTGTGGAGTAACATTAACATCAAATCCCTTGAGTATCATACTTTTTGATATACTATACTCATCGTCGGTGCCAAACTGATATGtaatacggagtatattatGTATAATGGTCTCTGATATATTAAGTTCCAGGGTAGAAATCCCCTTGTGCTTGGTCCCGTACCCACTTTCTTAATGTCGCTTAAAAGTTCCTTCACGGAGGGGAAGACCAAATGAGATCTTCCCGTCGATACGCGTTTCAGATAAATTTGTGGCCTCGGGTAGAAGTATGATTTGCCGAATGTTCGTTTATGACTCTCCAATAAGGTATGTCGATATTAGGGTAGTATTCGGTTTAATTTTTCATTCGCGCTCGGTATTtgtctcttctcttctcttctcttctttcgctcttcttctcccaagTCATCCGGGTTGGTCCGATGATTCTCAACCATGAGGTTGTACCGCTAAACAATCTAACTAGATTAATTCCTTGGGGATCGAAAGTGCTCGATTTGTACTACTCATAATACACTAACTCGATCTTATCTCAGGCGCATGTACATACCAACTTGGTTTAGAGACCCCGTAAGTTCACACGCCCGTTTTTCAGGCACACACAAAGTAAACTAAACTAAAGAGGGACTACTGCAGCTTCCCCGGCCGTTCAATTGGTTCTGCAGCCGCCGTGCGACCAACTCCTCTTGCATTTGCCTCCACCACATGGAATTCATGAAGAACAAACCATCCAAGGAACCCGGGCGGTTACAGTAGTCACCGCTACCAATAGTACAGGAACACACCCAACTTGCATACCAAGCTTTGATGCAGAAATTAGCTCACAGGATCATCCGAATTACCCAACGATGGGCCGATGCCTCCATCCATTAtgtaaatagataaaatatatcgCGATCTGAAACGGATATCTCATATCGGTCCCTCTAACCGAGTGTTCTCCTGCCCTGGCCAGGCTCTCGCCGAGACAGTTCTAGTCATGGGAACCCTGGAAGGTTGCACTTGGCTTTGACCTTCTAGAATGTAGCGGTGGGCCAGTTAATTTTGTTCCTGAATCCATTACATTAGTTTTTTACACCCACGACTCTGTGATGTAGTATTGGACTATTCGACGTCATGCTATATGTGTGTGTCACTGTATTGTTTCGGGTGTGGAGTTCGGTTGCCATTCTCTGGATTTGACGTGCTGGATAGTGAGTTGAATGTTTGAGAAATCAGGGTTGTGAGGGCTTGATCAGTTTATCATTGACTATTATCTTCGCGCCGTGGAAGATGAAAGTTTTCGAACAACAGGTCATTGATAATGATGAAGCCCTTTGGTCTTTGTTCAGTTACAGGCTTTCGGGTATCTTTGTTCTATGGTACGATCTATTGGACTGGGGCTCAGGATCCGAATCACCATCCCCTCTCCAGGCAACACTCTCTCTTGCTGTTGAGTTTAATCTGATGCGAAATTGATGTATCCacctccttcatctcctggAGGGTTCTCGATCCTCCCTTATTGGTAATGAGAAAATCCTTCCGGTACTTGACCGGCAGTGGTTGAGCACCTACCTCATGAGGAACGTAGCACAAGGTGGCCCAAGCATATCGACTGAGGGTTCCGATACTACCTCACAAACGCCAAGGTCATCGAGATGAGCCTCTGAGGGGAGTCGGGAGATGCGACGAGTAGGTTCACGCCATGGAACGGACCAGCCGGCAGTCGACGAGCAAGCTCATACAGCCATGGTCCACTCTAAACCCTGAgctcatttctttcctttctttcttcccttctcgTTACCTCCAGGTG
The sequence above is a segment of the Aspergillus flavus chromosome 4, complete sequence genome. Coding sequences within it:
- a CDS encoding 60S ribosomal protein uL4 (ribosomal protein RPL1/RPL2/RL4L4) → MASRPTVTIATAEGKPSGATAPLPAVFNAPIRLDVVQQVHTGMAKNKRQPYAVSEKAGEQTSAESWGTGRAVARIPRVSGGGTHRAGQAAFGNQCRSGRMFAPTKVWRKWHQKLNLNQKRFATASALAASSVPALLFARGHRVANVPEVPLVVESKTFENAALTKTKAAVTLLKALGAGDDLVKVAKSRKMRAGKGKLRNRRFRQRRGPLVVYNPEVDGKELVRAFRNIPGVETSPVFALNLLQLAPGGHLGRFVVWTSSAFEALDQVFGSGSSPAALKKDYLLPQNVVANADLARLINSSEIQSVLRAPKGEARTKRANVQKKNPLRNKQVMLRLNPYAAAFSKEKLGQKGVESEKPEAPSKEFLSTLHEN